A region from the Kineothrix sp. IPX-CK genome encodes:
- a CDS encoding DUF4956 domain-containing protein yields the protein MLNSILTDTFSIQSFLICIACSLIMGAVIAWIHSRYNDSSKGFIMTLALLPAMVQMVIMLVNGNLGTGIAVMGAFSLVRFRSIPGSAKEISSIFLSMAIGLATGTGYITAAIIFVVIVGGVSILYNITDFGEPGQKEKELRVTIPEGLNYTGMFNDLFEKYTTKSQLVRVKTANMGSLYKLEYRIALRDTQQEKEFIDDLRCRNGNLEITCGRISSGSEEL from the coding sequence ATGCTTAACTCGATATTAACCGATACATTTTCTATACAGAGCTTTTTGATCTGCATCGCATGCTCACTGATTATGGGTGCTGTCATTGCTTGGATACACAGCAGATACAACGACAGCAGCAAGGGTTTCATCATGACACTGGCGCTGTTGCCGGCCATGGTACAGATGGTGATCATGCTGGTGAATGGCAATCTGGGAACCGGAATAGCGGTAATGGGTGCCTTCAGTCTCGTGCGTTTCCGCTCCATACCGGGAAGTGCTAAGGAAATCAGCAGTATTTTTCTTTCCATGGCGATAGGTCTTGCCACCGGTACCGGGTATATTACAGCGGCTATAATTTTTGTAGTAATTGTAGGCGGTGTGAGCATCCTTTATAATATTACCGATTTCGGTGAGCCGGGACAGAAAGAAAAGGAGCTGAGGGTCACGATACCGGAGGGTCTTAACTATACAGGCATGTTCAACGATTTATTTGAGAAATATACGACGAAATCCCAGCTTGTCAGGGTGAAGACTGCCAATATGGGCAGTCTCTACAAGCTGGAGTACCGAATCGCCCTGCGGGATACGCAGCAGGAAAAGGAATTTATCGATGATTTGCGATGCAGAAACGGGAATCTGGAAATAACCTGCGGAAGAATAAGTTCCGGAAGCGAAGAGCTATAA
- a CDS encoding polyphosphate polymerase domain-containing protein translates to MSQYQGTFKRYEKKYLLSEKTYRLLRGRLEDYMVIDHFGKTTICNIYFDTPNHQLICSSLEKPVYKEKLRLRSYGTPAEGTPVFVELKKKYKGVVYKRREKMELTESEHYLYDNLPVPRTSQIVREINWFLNFYKNLRPAMYISYSRIAMYGSDDPELRITFDCDILWREEELYLEAGVWGSPLLEKGQRLMEIKIAGSMPLWLSRILGELDIYPVSFSKYGRGYQFAQQNREKKNEITIRKGEMKYA, encoded by the coding sequence ATGAGTCAGTATCAGGGAACCTTTAAACGGTATGAAAAGAAGTATTTGCTCAGTGAGAAGACATATAGATTGCTAAGAGGGCGGCTGGAGGATTATATGGTTATCGATCATTTCGGTAAGACTACCATCTGTAATATCTACTTCGATACGCCAAATCATCAGCTGATTTGCAGCTCGTTAGAGAAGCCGGTCTATAAGGAAAAGCTAAGGCTTAGAAGTTATGGAACACCTGCGGAGGGGACGCCGGTATTCGTAGAATTGAAGAAGAAGTACAAGGGAGTCGTATACAAGCGCAGAGAGAAAATGGAGCTGACGGAAAGCGAACATTACCTCTACGACAATCTCCCTGTTCCGAGGACGAGCCAGATTGTCCGTGAAATTAACTGGTTTCTGAATTTTTATAAGAATTTACGGCCAGCAATGTATATTTCCTACAGCAGAATTGCCATGTATGGCAGCGATGATCCGGAACTGAGGATTACCTTCGACTGCGATATATTATGGAGAGAAGAGGAGTTGTATCTGGAAGCGGGAGTATGGGGCAGTCCTTTGCTGGAAAAGGGACAGAGGCTCATGGAAATCAAGATTGCGGGATCTATGCCCTTATGGCTTTCCCGTATACTTGGCGAACTGGACATTTATCCGGTGTCATTTTCAAAATACGGACGGGGCTATCAATTTGCTCAGCAGAATAGAGAAAAGAAAAATGAAATCACGATACGAAAAGGAGAAATGAAATATGCTTAA